In one Polaribacter sp. ALD11 genomic region, the following are encoded:
- a CDS encoding RNA polymerase sigma factor yields the protein MKLEKLIQECCQQKLEAQSEVYQLFADKLFVVCLKYSRNYQDAEDTLQDSFIVIFNKIKQYKNKGSFEGWLKRITINTALQKYRTKTCLELVNESPNQEIIEEIDFEDDNLDVGFLLQLIQKLPDRYRLVFNLYVLDNYAHKEIAALLNISEGTSKSNLSRARKILKNQLEIHQQKEQNA from the coding sequence ATCAAACTAGAAAAACTCATACAGGAATGTTGCCAACAAAAGTTGGAAGCACAATCTGAAGTTTATCAGCTTTTTGCTGATAAACTTTTTGTTGTATGCTTAAAATATTCTCGAAACTATCAAGATGCAGAAGACACTTTACAAGATAGTTTTATCGTTATTTTTAATAAAATTAAACAGTACAAAAACAAAGGTTCTTTTGAAGGTTGGTTAAAACGAATAACCATAAATACTGCACTACAAAAATACAGAACAAAGACTTGTTTAGAACTTGTAAATGAATCACCTAACCAAGAAATCATAGAGGAAATTGATTTTGAAGACGATAACCTAGATGTCGGTTTTTTATTACAATTAATTCAAAAATTGCCAGACAGGTATCGTTTGGTTTTTAACTTATATGTGTTAGATAATTACGCTCATAAAGAAATTGCTGCTTTATTAAATATCTCTGAAGGAACCTCAAAATCCAACCTATCTAGAGCAAGAAAAATATTAAAGAATCAACTAGAAATTCATCAACAAAAAGAA
- a CDS encoding DUF4377 domain-containing protein, with protein sequence MKTISNILLFAFFLFFASCKDSEGFLVQETNYIVASSKADCQGIGPQKCYLIKEKNTQDWQYLYSTIIGFKYEEGFEYEVLISEKEIENPPQDSSSIAYTLLKVISKIEKTSENLPN encoded by the coding sequence ATGAAAACAATATCTAACATCTTATTATTTGCCTTTTTCCTTTTTTTTGCATCCTGTAAAGATTCAGAGGGGTTTTTAGTACAAGAAACAAATTATATCGTTGCTTCTTCTAAAGCAGATTGCCAAGGTATTGGTCCTCAAAAATGTTACCTAATAAAAGAAAAAAACACCCAAGATTGGCAATACTTATATAGCACTATTATCGGATTTAAGTATGAAGAAGGTTTTGAATATGAGGTATTAATTTCTGAAAAAGAAATTGAAAATCCGCCCCAAGACAGTTCTTCAATAGCATATACTTTATTAAAAGTAATTTCTAAAATTGAAAAAACATCAGAAAATTTACCTAATTAA
- a CDS encoding acyl transferase — protein MENNIFNIQNEQEFAETALTVFKHQFKNNKVYRSFCDLLYIHPSDVKTIQEIPFLPIQFFKSREVVANLDFVEETFTSSGTTGSVTSKHLVTDINLYKESYLKGFAHFYGNIEAYTVLALLPNYLERKGSSLVYMVDDLIRKSKKIESGFYLDNLNELAKKLIELDKMGRKTLLIGVSFALLDLIEMQNFKLKNTIIMETGGMKGRRKELVREELHTILQDGFGVAEIHSEYGMTELLSQGYSKGNGVFETPPWMKILTRDTEDALTINPSEKNGGINVIDLANYNSCSFIATQDLGKVHKNGTFEIIGRFDNSDIRGCNLMVL, from the coding sequence ATGGAAAACAACATTTTTAACATACAAAACGAACAAGAGTTCGCTGAAACTGCTTTAACAGTTTTTAAACATCAATTTAAGAACAATAAAGTCTATAGATCTTTTTGTGATTTGCTTTATATTCATCCTTCAGATGTAAAAACTATTCAAGAAATTCCGTTTTTACCAATTCAGTTTTTTAAAAGTAGAGAGGTCGTTGCTAACTTAGATTTCGTTGAAGAAACCTTTACAAGTTCTGGTACAACAGGTAGTGTAACTAGTAAACATCTTGTAACCGATATAAATCTCTATAAAGAAAGCTACTTAAAAGGATTTGCTCATTTTTACGGAAACATAGAAGCGTACACAGTACTTGCTTTGTTACCAAATTATTTAGAGCGTAAAGGTTCTTCTTTGGTTTATATGGTAGATGATTTAATTCGGAAATCTAAAAAAATAGAAAGCGGATTTTATCTTGATAATCTTAACGAATTGGCTAAAAAGTTAATAGAATTAGATAAAATGGGACGAAAAACACTCTTAATTGGAGTTTCATTTGCTTTATTAGATTTAATTGAAATGCAAAATTTTAAGCTTAAGAACACCATTATAATGGAAACTGGTGGTATGAAAGGAAGAAGAAAAGAATTGGTTAGAGAAGAATTACACACTATTCTTCAAGACGGATTTGGGGTTGCCGAAATTCATTCAGAATATGGAATGACAGAATTATTAAGTCAGGGTTATTCGAAAGGAAATGGTGTTTTTGAAACGCCTCCTTGGATGAAAATTTTAACAAGAGATACCGAAGATGCTTTGACTATAAATCCATCAGAAAAAAATGGAGGCATCAATGTTATAGATTTAGCAAATTACAATTCGTGTTCTTTTATTGCAACACAAGATTTAGGAAAAGTTCATAAAAATGGCACTTTTGAAATTATTGGTCGTTTTGATAATTCGGATATTAGAGGTTGTAATTTAATGGTTTTATAA
- the mscL gene encoding large conductance mechanosensitive channel protein MscL: MKFKLFQEFKEFAVKGNMIDIAIGVIIGTAFNKVVNVLVKEVLMPPLSFMTDGANWENKKIILREAIVVDGKPKPEEIAIGYGKLIEAGVDFLVIAFTVFIVVKLMNSMKKKADDPKNKTVVTPKNIELMNKTNELLEKQNEYLMKVLGDKK; the protein is encoded by the coding sequence ATGAAGTTTAAATTATTTCAAGAATTTAAAGAGTTTGCTGTAAAAGGGAATATGATAGATATTGCCATTGGGGTAATAATTGGTACTGCCTTTAACAAAGTAGTAAATGTGCTTGTAAAAGAGGTTTTAATGCCTCCGTTGTCTTTTATGACCGATGGCGCTAATTGGGAAAATAAAAAAATTATTTTACGAGAAGCAATTGTGGTAGATGGAAAACCAAAACCAGAAGAAATTGCAATCGGTTATGGGAAATTAATTGAAGCCGGAGTCGATTTTTTAGTAATTGCTTTTACTGTTTTTATTGTTGTAAAGTTGATGAATTCTATGAAGAAAAAAGCAGACGACCCTAAAAATAAAACAGTAGTTACTCCTAAGAATATCGAACTAATGAATAAAACCAATGAACTTTTAGAAAAGCAAAATGAATATTTAATGAAGGTTTTGGGAGATAAAAAATAG
- a CDS encoding helix-turn-helix domain-containing protein, which translates to MEDLKEIKTSILKFKEKEYPCCTSLTMGIIGGKWKTVILYHLIDKTLRYNELRKEMPTVTERTLSLQLKNLEEDGIIRRKVYTSKPPLKVEYSLTDFGKTLTPLIQSIASWGDFASKNYK; encoded by the coding sequence ATGGAAGATTTAAAAGAAATAAAAACCAGTATTTTAAAATTTAAAGAAAAGGAATACCCATGTTGTACTAGTTTAACAATGGGAATTATTGGCGGTAAATGGAAAACTGTAATTTTATATCATTTAATTGATAAGACACTTAGATACAATGAGCTGAGAAAAGAAATGCCAACAGTTACTGAAAGAACTTTAAGTTTACAATTAAAAAATTTAGAAGAAGATGGTATTATAAGAAGGAAAGTTTACACATCTAAACCGCCTTTAAAAGTTGAATATTCATTAACTGATTTTGGAAAAACCTTAACACCCTTGATACAATCTATTGCAAGTTGGGGCGATTTTGCTTCTAAAAATTATAAGTAA
- a CDS encoding NAD(P)H-dependent oxidoreductase: MNTPNISREDILKGFYFRHATKEFDATKTVSDEDIKFILETARLSPSSFGFEPWHFIVVQDKELRELLKPVAWGAPLKLDTASHFVLGLSMKAPMIKHDAAYIMHMMKEVKQLPADVIETYSKFYREFQERDFDLDTDKKLFDWSSKQTYIALGNMMTSAALRGIDSCPIEGFHQEKAEVLLKEKFGVDTDKYGLSFMTAFGYRKEDPLHEKSRRNFDAIVTWK; this comes from the coding sequence ATGAACACACCAAATATTTCAAGAGAAGATATCTTAAAAGGGTTTTATTTTAGACATGCAACTAAAGAGTTTGATGCTACAAAGACGGTTTCAGATGAAGATATAAAATTTATTTTAGAAACAGCACGCTTGTCACCAAGTTCATTTGGCTTTGAACCTTGGCATTTTATTGTTGTTCAAGATAAAGAATTACGTGAGTTATTAAAACCAGTAGCTTGGGGAGCACCTTTAAAGTTAGATACTGCTAGCCATTTTGTTTTAGGTTTAAGTATGAAGGCACCTATGATAAAACATGATGCTGCATACATTATGCACATGATGAAAGAAGTAAAACAATTACCAGCAGATGTTATTGAAACGTATTCAAAATTCTACAGAGAATTTCAAGAACGAGATTTTGATTTAGATACAGACAAAAAATTATTCGATTGGTCCTCTAAACAAACTTATATTGCTCTAGGAAACATGATGACTTCTGCAGCTTTAAGAGGAATTGATTCTTGCCCAATTGAAGGTTTTCATCAAGAAAAAGCAGAAGTATTGCTAAAAGAAAAGTTTGGTGTAGACACAGATAAATATGGTCTATCTTTTATGACTGCTTTTGGTTACAGAAAAGAAGATCCTTTACATGAGAAATCTAGACGAAATTTTGATGCTATCGTAACTTGGAAGTAA
- a CDS encoding TetR/AcrR family transcriptional regulator — protein sequence MARKKEYNEEEVVEKAMQLFWRNGYEATSMQMLEKEMGINKFSIYASFGNKHGLFLESLKCYKARVSVILEKFKKASNGVEDIKQFFYDSLDIDYKGSTQKGCLVTNTYNEFSEKEDLLIKEQMTHFMDKLKDLLIEKLQMDTTKDEETILKQANFLLLAKHGLAAAARVNTQKEIEDYIEMTFINI from the coding sequence ATGGCTAGAAAAAAAGAATATAACGAAGAGGAAGTAGTAGAAAAAGCGATGCAGCTGTTTTGGCGTAATGGCTATGAAGCAACGTCTATGCAAATGCTTGAAAAAGAAATGGGCATTAATAAGTTTTCTATATATGCAAGTTTTGGAAATAAACATGGTCTTTTTCTTGAAAGCTTAAAATGTTATAAAGCAAGAGTGAGTGTTATTTTAGAAAAGTTTAAAAAAGCATCCAATGGTGTTGAAGATATTAAGCAGTTTTTTTACGATTCTTTGGATATAGATTATAAAGGAAGCACTCAGAAAGGTTGTTTAGTAACAAATACGTATAATGAGTTTTCAGAAAAAGAAGACCTATTAATTAAAGAGCAGATGACCCATTTTATGGATAAACTAAAAGACTTACTCATAGAAAAGTTACAAATGGATACCACCAAAGATGAGGAAACGATTCTAAAACAAGCTAATTTTCTATTACTTGCAAAACATGGTTTAGCTGCTGCTGCAAGAGTGAATACTCAGAAAGAAATAGAAGATTACATAGAAATGACCTTTATAAATATATAA
- a CDS encoding carboxymuconolactone decarboxylase family protein, with protein MTTLKIYDNKTAPEESKVLLDKSQKAYGMIPGLHGVLAGSPQLLDAYQILHELFTNTSFNEEELTVVWQAINVEHACHYCVPAHTGIAKMMKVDDTITEALRNEAPLENPKLEALRTMALTIVRNRGNVTQDDLNEFYAAGYEEKQVLEIILGLSQKVISNYTNHIANTPVDSAFEAFAWKK; from the coding sequence ATGACAACTTTAAAAATTTACGACAACAAAACGGCACCAGAAGAAAGTAAAGTATTATTAGATAAATCTCAAAAAGCATACGGAATGATTCCTGGTTTGCATGGTGTTCTTGCGGGTTCTCCTCAGCTTTTAGATGCGTACCAAATATTACATGAGTTATTTACAAATACATCTTTTAACGAAGAAGAGTTAACAGTTGTATGGCAAGCAATAAATGTAGAACATGCTTGTCATTATTGTGTACCTGCACATACGGGTATTGCAAAAATGATGAAAGTAGACGATACTATTACAGAAGCTTTACGTAATGAAGCACCGTTAGAAAACCCTAAATTAGAAGCTTTACGTACCATGGCATTAACAATTGTTCGCAATCGTGGTAACGTTACACAAGATGACTTAAATGAATTTTACGCAGCTGGTTATGAAGAGAAACAAGTCTTAGAAATTATCTTAGGATTGTCTCAAAAAGTGATTAGTAATTATACAAATCATATTGCAAATACACCTGTAGATTCAGCTTTTGAAGCTTTTGCATGGAAAAAATAA
- a CDS encoding EthD family reductase → MIKVSVMYPNGKDVQFDAAYYKNSHLPMIVNALGDALKSLELDLGIGSRVPGELAPYVAIAHLKFNDVASFQAAFGPHAETFAADVKNYTNVQGELQISELITF, encoded by the coding sequence ATGATTAAAGTATCCGTAATGTATCCTAATGGTAAAGATGTCCAGTTTGATGCAGCTTATTATAAAAATAGTCATTTACCAATGATTGTAAACGCTTTAGGCGATGCGCTTAAAAGTTTAGAATTAGACTTAGGAATTGGAAGTAGAGTTCCTGGGGAATTGGCTCCTTATGTTGCTATCGCACATTTAAAATTTAATGATGTAGCTTCTTTTCAAGCCGCATTTGGTCCGCATGCAGAAACATTTGCTGCAGATGTAAAAAATTACACCAATGTACAAGGAGAACTTCAAATTAGTGAATTGATAACATTTTAA
- a CDS encoding haloacid dehalogenase type II has protein sequence MKNNSESIETRRPKVLFFDVNETLLDLTPMKKRVGEVLEGKEEVLSLWFTTMLHYSLVTSASGHYKPFGHIGAAALQMVAANNNITISEEKARKIIAESMQNLPPHPEVKEALTQLKKEGYKLVAFTNSSNEGLKKQFENAELTAYFDERLSVEDTGKFKPFTDTYAWGAHKMGVKLEECMLIAAHGWDVAGALWAGWRAAFISRPGQQIFPLAPKTEIVATNLKKVADILVTYK, from the coding sequence ATGAAAAATAATAGTGAATCCATAGAAACAAGAAGACCTAAAGTTTTATTCTTTGATGTAAACGAAACGCTTTTAGATCTTACACCGATGAAAAAAAGAGTTGGTGAGGTTTTAGAGGGGAAAGAAGAAGTACTTTCTTTGTGGTTTACAACAATGTTGCATTATTCTTTAGTAACTTCTGCAAGCGGACACTATAAACCTTTCGGACATATTGGTGCTGCTGCTTTGCAAATGGTTGCTGCAAATAATAATATTACAATATCAGAAGAAAAAGCACGTAAGATTATTGCAGAATCTATGCAAAACTTACCTCCGCACCCAGAAGTAAAAGAAGCCTTAACGCAATTAAAAAAAGAAGGTTATAAATTAGTTGCGTTTACCAATTCATCAAACGAAGGGTTAAAAAAACAATTTGAGAATGCAGAATTAACAGCTTATTTTGATGAAAGGCTAAGCGTTGAAGATACTGGTAAATTTAAACCTTTTACAGATACGTATGCTTGGGGAGCACATAAAATGGGCGTTAAATTAGAAGAATGCATGTTAATTGCAGCACATGGTTGGGATGTTGCAGGCGCACTTTGGGCAGGTTGGAGAGCTGCTTTTATAAGCAGACCTGGGCAACAAATATTTCCGTTAGCACCAAAAACAGAAATTGTGGCAACGAACTTGAAAAAAGTAGCGGATATTCTGGTAACGTATAAGTAG
- a CDS encoding DsbA family protein encodes MKEKLKIDIVSDVVCPWCTIGYKRLEKAIIELGIEDQVEIEWQPFELNPNMPAEGQNVNEHITEKYGSTLEQQRASKQNMTEVGEELGFKFDYFDEMRMVNTFEAHVLLEYAKDFGKQTELKMCLTTAFFSERKDVSKRNILKEALLAVGLNAEEGLAKLDNEDARNEVRTKQDYWKSLGVNSVPTVVFNRKSAVTGAQPVATFKQVLTELLAE; translated from the coding sequence ATGAAAGAAAAATTAAAAATAGATATCGTATCAGATGTTGTGTGTCCTTGGTGTACTATTGGATATAAACGTTTAGAAAAAGCAATTATAGAACTTGGCATAGAAGATCAAGTAGAAATTGAATGGCAACCTTTTGAGTTGAATCCCAATATGCCTGCAGAAGGTCAGAATGTAAATGAACATATTACAGAAAAATATGGTAGTACTTTAGAGCAACAAAGGGCATCGAAACAAAATATGACAGAAGTTGGTGAAGAACTTGGTTTTAAATTCGATTATTTTGATGAGATGCGCATGGTAAATACATTTGAAGCACACGTTTTATTAGAATATGCAAAAGATTTTGGGAAACAAACTGAATTAAAAATGTGCCTAACAACTGCTTTCTTTAGCGAACGAAAAGATGTTTCTAAGAGAAATATTTTGAAAGAGGCTTTATTAGCTGTTGGTTTAAATGCTGAAGAAGGTTTAGCAAAGTTAGACAATGAAGATGCTAGAAACGAAGTAAGAACCAAACAAGATTATTGGAAAAGCTTAGGCGTAAACTCTGTACCAACGGTTGTTTTTAACAGAAAAAGTGCGGTAACTGGTGCGCAACCTGTAGCTACTTTTAAACAGGTACTTACCGAATTACTTGCTGAATAA
- a CDS encoding aspartate/glutamate racemase family protein codes for MQNKMIGIVGGVGSYAGIDLIKKVYDLTEAKSDQEHLPVSMLSVPHKIIDRTKYLLGETDVNPGIAIAEIIASLIASGSSIIGIPCNTAHARPILSLIEKSIPESCVLVNLIEEVGLHISTKYPEITKVGVLGTTGTILAKVYPEVLAKYNIEVIQPSEDIQDLFVHPSIYDTSYGIKAFSNPVNEKAKENLSMAATYLSRKGAQAVILGCTEIPLAIQYEKIEDSLIIDATTVLASALIRESKKMDEARIS; via the coding sequence ATGCAAAATAAAATGATAGGTATCGTGGGTGGCGTAGGTAGTTACGCAGGAATCGATTTAATAAAGAAAGTGTACGATCTTACAGAAGCAAAATCAGACCAAGAACATTTGCCTGTTTCGATGCTTTCTGTACCTCATAAAATAATAGATCGTACGAAATATCTTTTAGGTGAAACCGATGTAAACCCAGGTATTGCGATAGCAGAAATTATAGCATCGCTAATTGCGAGCGGTTCTAGTATTATCGGTATTCCTTGTAATACAGCACACGCAAGACCTATTTTAAGTTTAATTGAGAAAAGCATACCAGAATCTTGTGTGCTAGTTAATCTTATCGAAGAGGTAGGTTTACATATTTCTACCAAGTACCCAGAAATCACAAAAGTTGGAGTTTTAGGAACTACTGGTACTATTTTAGCGAAGGTCTATCCAGAAGTTTTGGCGAAATATAATATAGAAGTAATACAACCATCAGAAGATATTCAAGATTTATTTGTGCATCCTTCAATTTACGATACTAGTTACGGTATTAAAGCTTTTTCTAATCCGGTAAACGAGAAAGCAAAAGAAAATTTAAGTATGGCGGCAACTTATTTATCTAGAAAAGGAGCACAAGCTGTAATTTTAGGATGTACTGAAATTCCACTTGCAATACAGTATGAAAAAATAGAAGATAGCTTAATTATTGATGCGACTACTGTTCTTGCAAGTGCATTGATAAGAGAATCTAAAAAAATGGATGAGGCTCGTATTAGTTGA
- a CDS encoding peroxiredoxin family protein — translation MLEKALKSGDKAPNFTLKNALNKSVYLYSELENEPVFLTWHRDGWCPYCNVTLHYLQRKLPEFQKEGATLIALTPELSDNSLNTSEKNNLEFTVLSDVGNVIGKEYSRLYFN, via the coding sequence ATCCTTGAAAAGGCATTAAAATCAGGGGATAAAGCGCCAAATTTCACTTTAAAAAATGCTTTAAACAAATCGGTTTATTTATATAGTGAATTAGAAAACGAACCTGTATTTTTAACTTGGCACAGAGATGGCTGGTGTCCTTATTGTAATGTAACCTTACATTATTTACAAAGAAAATTGCCCGAATTTCAAAAAGAAGGAGCCACACTAATTGCACTAACTCCAGAGCTGTCAGATAACTCTTTAAATACTTCAGAAAAAAACAATTTAGAATTTACCGTTTTAAGTGATGTTGGTAATGTTATTGGAAAAGAATATAGTAGGTTGTATTTCAATTAA
- a CDS encoding YHS domain-containing (seleno)protein, protein MKNIITILFLTISTTFFGQDYNTKKGYVAEGYDVVAYFSNKTEKGNKDFTTEFDGVKFKFSTKENLGIFKNSPKKYIPAYGGYCAYAVGAKAEKVSIDPKTFEIRDGKLYLFYNSWGTNTLALWKEEGAEKLKLKADKNWIAINKER, encoded by the coding sequence ATGAAAAACATAATTACTATTTTATTTCTAACTATTTCAACAACTTTTTTTGGACAAGATTATAATACCAAAAAAGGATATGTTGCAGAAGGTTATGATGTTGTGGCTTACTTTAGCAATAAAACAGAAAAAGGAAATAAAGACTTTACCACAGAATTTGATGGAGTTAAATTTAAGTTTTCAACAAAAGAAAATTTAGGTATTTTTAAAAATTCGCCTAAAAAATATATTCCTGCTTATGGTGGTTATTGTGCGTATGCAGTTGGTGCAAAAGCAGAAAAGGTCTCAATCGACCCTAAAACTTTTGAAATTAGAGACGGTAAATTATATTTGTTTTACAATTCTTGGGGAACAAATACGTTAGCACTATGGAAAGAAGAAGGTGCAGAAAAACTAAAACTAAAAGCAGATAAAAACTGGATAGCAATTAATAAAGAAAGGTAG
- a CDS encoding sterol desaturase family protein, with product MFPVFKDLDFSNITVVFLLLTVIIFFRYLVFSTVYYSLFFILLKNKITNRIINPRKPKIKQIKTEIYWSAISGVIFAAVGVIMYFLYINGHSTIYMETSKNSIWYIPLSIFIFLFAQDTYYYWAHRWMHLPKIYKYFHLVHHKSIHTSVFTAFSFHPLETIIQALFLPIIIIILPIHFYTLLATLLIMTVSATINHAGIEIYPSGKFGDWLKKRVIGATHHDFHHRKFNYNYGLYFTFWDRTMKTEFYKKKS from the coding sequence ATGTTTCCTGTTTTTAAAGATTTAGACTTTAGTAATATTACAGTTGTATTTCTGTTATTAACTGTTATCATTTTTTTTAGGTATTTAGTTTTTTCTACGGTTTATTATAGTTTGTTTTTCATTTTGTTAAAAAATAAAATTACAAATAGAATTATAAACCCTAGAAAGCCTAAAATAAAGCAAATTAAAACAGAAATATATTGGTCTGCTATCAGTGGCGTTATTTTTGCCGCGGTGGGTGTAATCATGTATTTTTTATACATAAACGGACATTCTACTATTTATATGGAGACTTCAAAAAACTCGATTTGGTATATTCCTTTAAGTATTTTTATTTTTCTGTTTGCACAAGACACGTATTATTATTGGGCACATAGATGGATGCATCTTCCTAAAATTTATAAATATTTTCATTTGGTACATCATAAAAGCATACACACTTCTGTGTTTACTGCTTTTTCTTTTCATCCTTTAGAAACTATTATACAAGCGCTATTTTTGCCAATTATTATTATAATATTACCAATCCATTTTTATACCTTGTTGGCTACCTTACTAATAATGACGGTTTCTGCAACTATAAATCATGCTGGTATAGAAATTTATCCTTCAGGAAAATTTGGTGATTGGTTAAAAAAAAGAGTTATTGGTGCTACACATCATGATTTTCATCACCGAAAATTTAATTACAATTACGGATTGTATTTTACATTCTGGGACCGCACAATGAAGACTGAATTTTACAAAAAAAAGAGCTGA
- the tyrS gene encoding tyrosine--tRNA ligase — MKNFVEELRWRGLLHDIMPDTEEYLLKNKTAGYIGFDPTADSLHIGSLVQIFILKHFQNAGHNPIALIGGATGMVGDPSGKSAERNLLDEETLAKNVAGVRENLERFLDFDASAENKAELVNNYDWMKDISLIDFVRDTGKHITVNYMMAKDSVKKRLNSESTVGMSFTEFTYQLFQGYDFYHLYKEKNCMLQMGGSDQWGNITTGTELIRRKAQGKAYAITVPLVTKADGTKFGKTEGGNVWLNTDRTSPYKYYQYWLNSSDEDAENFIKKFTFLDKETIENLIAAHKENPHLRLLQKKLGEEVTILTHGKEAYENALKASAILFGKSTASDLKSLDEQTFLDVFDGVPQATVSAKDIEEGLDMIGALAAKTNFLGSNGDARRALKENAISVNKEKIKEDYIISKEDLIANKYVLLQRGKKTYYLLVVA; from the coding sequence ATGAAAAATTTTGTTGAAGAATTACGCTGGCGTGGGTTATTACATGATATTATGCCAGATACAGAAGAGTATTTATTAAAAAATAAAACTGCCGGATATATTGGTTTCGACCCAACTGCAGATTCTCTACATATTGGTAGCTTAGTACAAATTTTTATCTTGAAACACTTTCAAAATGCAGGGCATAATCCTATTGCTTTAATTGGTGGTGCAACGGGTATGGTTGGAGATCCTTCTGGTAAATCTGCAGAACGTAATTTGTTAGATGAAGAGACTTTGGCGAAAAATGTTGCTGGTGTTAGAGAAAATTTAGAACGTTTTTTAGATTTTGACGCTTCCGCAGAAAACAAAGCAGAGTTGGTAAATAATTACGATTGGATGAAAGATATTTCATTAATCGATTTTGTTAGAGATACAGGAAAACATATTACTGTAAACTACATGATGGCTAAAGATTCTGTAAAAAAACGTTTAAACTCAGAATCTACTGTTGGTATGAGTTTTACAGAATTTACCTACCAATTATTTCAAGGATACGATTTTTATCACTTATATAAAGAGAAAAATTGTATGCTACAAATGGGTGGTTCAGATCAATGGGGAAACATTACTACTGGTACAGAATTAATTCGTAGAAAAGCACAAGGAAAAGCATACGCTATTACGGTTCCTTTGGTTACAAAAGCAGACGGAACAAAATTTGGAAAAACTGAGGGTGGAAATGTTTGGTTAAATACAGATAGAACTTCACCATATAAATATTACCAATACTGGTTAAATTCTTCGGATGAAGATGCAGAAAACTTTATTAAAAAGTTTACATTTTTAGACAAAGAAACCATAGAAAATTTAATTGCAGCACATAAAGAAAATCCGCATTTACGTTTGTTACAAAAGAAACTAGGAGAAGAGGTTACTATTTTAACACACGGAAAAGAGGCGTATGAAAATGCCTTAAAAGCATCTGCTATTTTATTTGGAAAATCTACAGCTTCAGATTTAAAATCTTTAGACGAACAAACATTTTTAGATGTTTTTGATGGTGTACCACAAGCTACAGTTTCTGCTAAAGATATAGAAGAGGGGTTAGATATGATTGGTGCTTTGGCTGCAAAAACAAACTTTTTAGGTTCTAATGGAGATGCAAGAAGAGCTTTAAAAGAAAATGCAATTTCTGTAAATAAAGAAAAGATAAAAGAAGATTACATCATTTCTAAAGAAGATTTAATTGCTAATAAATACGTGTTATTACAACGTGGTAAAAAGACGTACTATTTATTGGTTGTAGCATAA